From a region of the Arachis ipaensis cultivar K30076 chromosome B09, Araip1.1, whole genome shotgun sequence genome:
- the LOC107616797 gene encoding uncharacterized protein LOC107616797 isoform X3, which translates to MFQTLVFSCTCKQNGYLFVPNYLSFFLCLDDIALMLALIYSSPEKGGVCFLPLFVSLSLSLLLFIPFFFDFPFSIFHGYTFQYAASTVSSLFKKLISNCRSFGLDIRKNLIVYSLQHAKLKKVEGSLNNGLLVGSLSRYYTSLREFSSLAKSVKTHFSCIDQRNEVEEVTDVRSSSTEGVEFNRVDYIVSVLHESARSFSKAVESLGVSRCGPELTMAWIGKDVHEWHRRIAYQVAVYVLMKTAIDLEILLSHERHNEFSPVREILNPLTNQVGEHIELQLGMQHPDLVHWFRDTEMPQIAAYFIPLLKQWSVEYAGSGIAGIIVAITCCTAVVKLGCGRIRCPIPVLCFEDVLVKLMDFSLNLASVDKLHQLATEAGFELNFLLHFGKKILPSEKTEELEFWIGLAHKKLQKAFSEESIMSNKKSEHKIPSDTLAILGLFAYLGRRTRIFLSAMGIKDLDEIVKDLLRLISLLVHFILVVLIFKISILIIHCLFPLSYLECGILFIYPDFSCIPVYQCFMEVVTDEIGWLDFYASYVQINCKQKRQKHNARQAEKEIILSVVFTVCYDVFSGFAHFNRSTQQSLDTASLSYLLHCDSLNIMDHAASDNHTSSYIGGINGTKLTLVFEGQHRSHDLTTKGFPKIDSHNSSGFPKAPISATNKESSFGQVSVNDKSSPLHQSVIKRYSTKLALTSADLWMGTRLLFMDIKVALQLLAMQAHGFKASRSQRKRLERTLTDVIVLIPMTILMLLPVTTVGHAAIIAAIKKYMPFLIPSSYSPERLDVVKQLKQTREMMSKSNQSLQNQEDQPPTIS; encoded by the exons ATGTTTCAAACTCTTGTCTTTTCTTGTACTTGTAAGCAAAATGGTTATTTATTTGTACCTAACTATCTCTCTTTCTTTCTGTGCCTCGATGACATCGCTTTAATGCTTGCACTTATTTATAGTTCTCCAGAGAAGGGTGGTGTTTGTTTTCTTCCCTTATTtgtatcattatcattatcattattattatttataccatttttctttgattttccatTTTCTATCTTCCATGGCTACACCTTTCAATATGCAGCATCAACTGTTTCATCACTT TTCAAGAAGCTCATATCTAACTGCAGATCCTTCGGATTAGATATCAGAAAGAATTTAATTGTCTATTCCCTTCAACATGCCAAGTTGAAGAAAGTAGAGGGCTCTTTGAATAATGGCCTGTTGGTTGGGTCCTTGTCTAGATATTACACATCCTTAAGGGAATTCTCATCGCTCGCCAAATCAGTTAAGACTCATTTTTCTTGTATTGATCAAAGAAATGAAGTAGAGGAGGTTACTGATGTTCGATCAAGTAGTACTGAGGGAGTGGAGTTTAATAGAGTGGACTACATTGTTTCGGTATTGCATGAATCTGCTAGGAGCTTTTCTAAAGCTGTTGAGTCCCTTGGAGTCTCAAGATGTGGTCCAGAACTCACAATGGCTTGGATTGGAAAAGATGTTCATGAGTGGCATAGGCGAATCGCTTACCAG GTTGCAGTTTATGTTTTGATGAAAACTGCAATTGATTTGGAGATATTGCTATCACATGAACGACACAACGAATTTTCCCCTGTTAGAGAGAT TTTGAACCCTTTAACAAATCAGGTGGGAGAACACATTGAGCTTCAACTCGGAATGCAGCATCCGGATTTGGTGCATTGGTTTAGAGACACTGAAATGCCACAGATAGCAGCATACTTTATTCCTCTTCTGAAACAATGGTCTGTGGAATATGCTGGAAG CGGCATTGCAGGTATAATTGTGGCTATAACCTGCTGTACTGCAGTGGTGAAATTAGGCTGTGGCCGCATCCGTTGCCCCATACCTGTTTTGTGTTTTGAGGATGTTTTGGTCAAGCTCATGGATTTTTCACTCAATCTTGCTTCAGTGGACAAACTACACCAGTTAGCAACTGAGGCAGGATTTGAACTGAATTTCTTGTTGCATTTTGGTAAGAAGATTCTTCCAAGTGAAAAAACCGAGGAGCTTGAGTTTTGGATTGGTTTGGCACATAAGAAACTACAGAAAGCATTCTCTGAAGAAAGCATCATGTCAAACAAGAAAAGTGAACACAAG ATTCCATCAGATACTTTGGCCATACTGGGACTTTTTGCATATCTTGGAAGAAGGACTAGAATATTTCTGTCAGCAATGGGAATTAAGGATCTTGATGAAATTGTTAAGGACTTACTTAGGTTGATCTCTTTGCTCGTCCATTTCATTTTAGTCGTATTGATCTTCAAGATATCGATACTAATCATTCATTGCCTTTTCCCTCTAAGTTACTTGGAGTGTGGGATTCTTTTCATTTATCCAGATTTTTCCTGCATACCAGTTTATCAATGCTTCATGGAG GTAGTAACTGATGAGATAGGATGGCTTGATTTTTATGCTTCCTATGTCCAAATAAACTGCAAACAGAAAAGACAAAAACACAATGCTCGCCAAGCAGAGAAGGAGATCATTTTATCTGTTGTTTTTACTGTGTGCTATGATGTTTTCTCTGGCTTTGCGCACTTCAATCGCTCGACTCAACAATCGTTGGACACAGCTTCACTGTCATACTTGCTTCACTG TGATTCACTAAATATTATGGACCATGCTGCATCTGACAATCATACATCATCATACATTGGAGGCATAAATGGAACTAAGTTAACTTTGGTGTTTGAAGGACAGCATAGGTCACACGACTTAACTACCAAAGGATTTCCAAAGATTGATTCTCACAACAGTTCTGGATTCCCCAAG GCTCCAATTTCGGCAACAAACAAGGAATCATCATTCGGGCAAGTTTCCGTAAATGACAAGTCAAGTCCTCTACATCAAAGTGTTATCAAGCGATACAGCACCAAGTTGGCATTGACAAGTGCG GACCTTTGGATGGGTACAAGGTTGCTCTTCATGGACATCAAGGTTGCTTTGCAATTACTTGCAATGCAAGCACATGGCTTCAAGGCTTCAAGAAGTCAAAGAAAGAGATTAGAGAGAACCTTGACTGATGTAATAGTCTTAATTCCAATGACAATCTTGATGCTACTTCCT GTAACAACAGTAGGCCATGCAGCTATAATAGCAGCCATCAAGAAATATATGCCATTCTTG ATTCCTTCCTCTTATTCTCCAGAGCGTTTGGATGTTGTAAAACAACTAAAGCAAACTAGAGAGATGATGAGTAAGAGTAACCAGTCATTGCAAAATCAAGAAGATCAGCCACCAACCATTTCATGA